TGGCGATTCGGCGTGCGGTTTGAATGGTCGAGAAGTAGTACTGGGCGCGGTCCTGTCGCTCGCTTAGCCAGGTGCCCAAATGGCAGCCGCCGATGTTGGCCGAGTTGAGGGTTTCGGCTTCCATTTCATAGAGGGCGGTCAGCGCTTGGGCCTGAATAATGCGCAGGTCCGTGTCGATCATGGGGAATATGCGTGGACTCAGCTCGATCTCCAGGTGTGCGGCGTGGATCGGGCGCAGGCGTCCCTGCATGACCAGGTCGTGGAGGACATCGCTGGTGCCGGATGCGGCCAGTAGTTCCTCCCACGTTAGCTCGGTCGCGTAAAGCGGCAGGCCGTGTGCGAGGGCATCCAGCATGGCGACTCGCCGGGGGCTTTCGTCCTGGTTTTTATCGGAGGTGTATGCGGCGTTGAGGGCTTGTTGGGCCGCTTCGTCATCGCCGTTCACGATCGCTTGGTACGCGTCCCAGAATGGGCCGCTGGCCTCGATTTGAGGCCCACGTGCCATGCGTCGAAACAGGGTTTTGGGTGTGATAATGTTTTTCATAGTTGGTTAATGTAGTTATGGGTGAATACGGAAAAGGCGGGGCCGTTCAGACCCCGCCTCGCTATGCGTGCTTGCCGCTTAGGCGACAAAGGCTGGTTGTAGTTGGGCTTGGGGAGTGACAGGTTTGTCCACCCAGGGCGTGTCCAGCGCAGAGAGCCGGGTAAGGAGCGCGTCGGCTCCGTCGATAGAAGACAACTGTCGTTGTAGGGTTAGTGCGGCGGACTTTGCGCCTTTGATCCGTGCGCCTTCGAGTACTCCGCCTAGCAGCGAATCGAGGGTGTCGAGCGCCGCTTCCAGTGCGCTGATTGCCTGCTCTGGTGAGGCTTCGGGCGGTACGACGATCAGAAATCGTCGCCAGGCTGCCGTGTGTTTGCGGCTGCCGGATTTGTCCAGCGGAGCGGCTGCTCCGAGGGCTTCAGAGCGGTCTTTGACGAACTGGAACTGCTCTGCTTTGAGCCTATCGCGGAAGGGGTAACCTCCGGTCACGTCGATGATAAGTTCGACTTTTTGGTCGGACTCTCGACGTGCGATCAGGTGCGCTGTGGCGGATGTTTTTGTGTTAGTGTTGGCTTGGTCTTGCATATGTTTTTACGTGTTGGTTGATGGTTGTATGAAAAGAGCGCGGCTTGTTTGACCGCGCTCTGAAAGGTTTTATGGATTTTATATCTGAGGTGGCTTATTGACTTTTAGTTTCTTCGATCGTAGCTCCACGGGTTGTGGTGCCGGTTTTTGCTTTCCCTAAAAATAGCTACTACAAGAAAAGAATTACTTCGGGCAGCAGTGCTCCCCGAAGGGGGGCGGGGATGCCCAGTGACATGAATACCTCCCTGAAGAAATAGCGAAGCGGTCTGCTTTTGTGGCCAATGAAACACGTGTTGTGTGAGGTGGATCGGTTTGGTTTTTGCCTATGAGCTTTTTGCCATGTCATGGGTTTATAAATACAAAAAAAGCGCACTGTGTTGGTGCGCTTGATTGGTGGGTTTGCCACTTTTGTCCTTGGTTGTTGCCACTCTTGAGTTTTTCCTTGGTTAGCATTTAAAAGAAGTACATTTTTTCAGTGACTCGGCCTGGGGCGACGCCCGTCAGGTTGACTCGCTATTGGTGTTACACCAGGGCCAAAGGCCCGTCCTACCATACGCTGCAACGCAGCATGCTCCCCTCCGAAGTTCCCTTTTATGCATTCGTGTCGGTTGGGAAGTTTTTAGTCAATACCGACAAAGAGCGGTTTTTGTTGACGCACCGACAATCGTCGGTATTTCTGGGTTGTATCATGAAAAGGTTGTTTCAGATTTTTGGGTGTTTGGTTGCAAGCCATGCCCTGCTTTTGCTCACTGGCTGTGGCCAAAGTGATAACGAACCCCCGTCGGAAGAAGTCCGTGCGGCTGTTGCCAAGGCGATTCCCGCCTCGCTCTCGGTTGTGTCCGTTGAGTACGAGGCGATTCATGTGTCCGAGGGTGCCAGTCTGCTGAAGTTGAAGGCGACGCTGAAGCCTCGGGAAGATTTATGCCGGTCGATCGGGAAAGTGCTGCGAGGGGCTTCGCTGTTGGAGGTTGTTTACCGCAAAGGAGAAAAGATCGTTGTTTACGGTGAGGTCGGGGCTCGTCGTCAGGTTGACCGTTGGACGTTGGGACGTGTTTCGATGGAGAAGGACTGGAGGAATTTTCCCCGACCTGTGTCCGGTTTTCCGGCCGGCAGTGTTATTGCCGGTACGGCCGAGGGTGATGAGGCCGTGAAAGCCTATGAGGCCTGGAAAGCAGAGCAGGAGCAGGCGCGAATCGAGGCTAAGCGTCAGCAGCAACTGCGTTTGCAGGAAGAGGCTGCGCGTCAGAAAGCTGCGCAGGAAGCCGAGTTGGCGCGTGCGGCTCAGGAAAGGCAAGCGCGGTTGGCACGCTTGCAGACAGCGTTGACGCCGGGCAGGCAATACCTCGGGGAGCTGCACTATCGTAAGGATATCCAGCCGGTTCGGTTAAAGATTATTTCGCGGGAAGGGATTGCCGTTGTGGCCGAGTTGAGTAACCCGGTCATGCCCAGTGCTCGCGGAAAGTTGACCGGGACGATAAATCCCGATGCACAGTCAGAGGAGTACGCCGTCGTGTTAGCGATGGTGCCTGATGACAGTGAAAACCCGCTTGGTTGGCACCTGTATGGTGATCACAAGGGGATCCTTTCTTTGAACCTGACCGATGCCGGTGGGTTTGAGGGCGAAGCGGTTTGTGAGTCAGCCGGGCGTGAGTACAGATACAAAATTCGTCTGCAAGCGCTTGGTAATTGAGGCCGTTGTCAGGTCGGTTTCGCTGGGGGATGAGTCGGCTACGCGGTTTAGCCTGCGGCCGACCACCCCGATCTTGTTATATGAAAAATCTCGATGTGAAGTTGCCCTGTCTCATTTTTTTAAAGCGCAAGCAGGCTTTTTACTACCCCTTGCCAGCCACCGCAGGTGGGTGGATTTTTTGACTGCGCTGGGCTTGTTCAGCGCCGGGGAATACCACGGTGCTTCATGAGCTTTATCACGCGTTTTTCGCAGGAGTTATTGAGCTTGGGTAGGTTGGGATGGAACAGCTGCCAGAGATCGATTTCGTACCCTTCGGCAATCTTTTCCAAGGTGTCCAGCCGGATGGCGGTTCGCCGTCCGCCCTCGATGGCCTGGTAGGTTTTGTATGGCAGGTCGAGTAACTCGGCGGTTTCTTCCTGATAGAGAGCGGTGGTTTGCCTCAGCTCTAAAAGGCGCTCGCGAATGGAAAATGGCTGCTTTTTCACGCCGACTATTTTGCCGACTTTTAGCGTTTTTATACACCGACATAGAGCGGTTTATGGTTGACCCCGACAACTGTCGGTACAGAGTTGCCCTGTCATGTCCTACGTATCATTTACTATTGCCCGTAAACTTGGAAATCTAGCTGCTGTGCTCGTCCTGCTGCTTTGTCTGCTGTCGACGAAAGCATCAGCGGAGATATCGCTTGTAGTAACAGGTCCCGACAGCATCGAAGCGGGCGACGATTTCACGATCTACTACACCATAACCTGGGACGAAGGAGATATTCTGCCCGAAAACCCGGCTATCGGTTTTTCCTCCAACCTGATGGCGTTTCCCGCGTACTTCGGGAGCAAAATGGAAATTGAGAGCAGCAACACGCTTCCCAACGATCTCGATCTGACAGTTGAATGGGATGAAACCGGATATCTCAGCAGCGGTGATCACCAATGGCAGGTCGTGAATTATGAAATCATCCAAATGGAGGACCATCGAGAATACATATACACCGAAATCGTAGACCCGATTACCCTGATCGTGGCCCAACACATCAGTACTGATGAAGACCTACCCGATGGGACCTACCGCTTCACCATCGATACGGATCC
This genomic interval from Ruficoccus sp. ZRK36 contains the following:
- a CDS encoding helix-turn-helix transcriptional regulator; this encodes MKKQPFSIRERLLELRQTTALYQEETAELLDLPYKTYQAIEGGRRTAIRLDTLEKIAEGYEIDLWQLFHPNLPKLNNSCEKRVIKLMKHRGIPRR
- a CDS encoding PEP-CTERM sorting domain-containing protein → MSYVSFTIARKLGNLAAVLVLLLCLLSTKASAEISLVVTGPDSIEAGDDFTIYYTITWDEGDILPENPAIGFSSNLMAFPAYFGSKMEIESSNTLPNDLDLTVEWDETGYLSSGDHQWQVVNYEIIQMEDHREYIYTEIVDPITLIVAQHISTDEDLPDGTYRFTIDTDPNDTFVYLLDDTNISYDHIQEFYLNVGPQVPEPSTYAAAVGLLTLLATVLIRRRCVTRKF